The following coding sequences lie in one Metallumcola ferriviriculae genomic window:
- the rpmI gene encoding 50S ribosomal protein L35, whose amino-acid sequence MPKMKTHRGAAKRFKKTATGKIKRSKAFTNHILEKKSPKRKRNLRKSGVLSDADQKRMKKLLPN is encoded by the coding sequence ATGCCGAAAATGAAAACTCACCGAGGTGCAGCTAAAAGGTTTAAAAAGACTGCTACCGGGAAAATTAAACGTTCCAAGGCTTTCACAAACCATATCTTGGAAAAGAAGAGTCCTAAAAGAAAACGTAATTTGAGAAAATCCGGTGTGCTTAGTGATGCCGATCAGAAAAGAATGAAAAAATTGTTACCTAATTAA
- the infC gene encoding translation initiation factor IF-3 has product MSKDLRINEGIRAHEVRLIGADGEQVGVMPAKEALRVASDKGLDLVEVAPQARPPVCRVMDYGKYRYEMSKKEREARKNQRIINVKEVKFRLNIEEHDFQVKARNAIRFLDNGDKVKVTIMFRGREISHARLGKVICEKLAQQLKDIANVEKYPKVEGRNMIMILAPKNEVKQAD; this is encoded by the coding sequence ATTAGCAAGGATTTAAGGATAAACGAGGGAATTCGGGCCCATGAAGTGCGTCTTATTGGGGCTGATGGGGAGCAAGTGGGGGTAATGCCCGCAAAGGAAGCTCTTCGGGTGGCCAGTGACAAAGGGTTGGACCTGGTGGAGGTTGCTCCTCAGGCCAGGCCGCCGGTATGCCGAGTGATGGATTACGGCAAATATAGGTACGAAATGAGCAAGAAAGAAAGAGAAGCGCGAAAGAACCAACGTATTATCAACGTTAAGGAAGTAAAATTCCGTTTAAACATTGAGGAACACGATTTCCAGGTCAAAGCGCGGAATGCTATCCGTTTTCTTGACAACGGTGATAAGGTAAAGGTTACTATCATGTTTAGAGGCAGGGAGATTTCTCACGCCCGTTTGGGTAAGGTTATTTGTGAAAAACTGGCTCAACAACTAAAGGATATTGCCAATGTAGAGAAATATCCCAAAGTTGAGGGTAGAAACATGATTATGATATTAGCTCCAAAAAATGAAGTGAAACAAGCTGACTAG
- the thrS gene encoding threonine--tRNA ligase: MSDVKITFPDGSVKEFASGVPVRDVAKSISGRLAKEALAAEVNGRVVDIDYNVTDDSSVKIFTFNDEEGKRVFRHSSAHLMAEAVKNLFPHTVLGIGPAIAEGFYYDFDSEHKFTPDDLEKIEKEMQRLVKEKQAFVRREMPREEALGYFNEKEEKFKVELIKDLPDEEAISFYSQGDFTDLCAGPHVPDTGYLKAFKLLSVAGAYWRGDENNPQLQRIYGTSFQKKSQLEEYLHRREEAKKRDHRKLGTQLELFTIVEEGPGFPIFLPKGMVLRNQLEDFWRREHTKAGYLEIKTPIILNRSLWENSGHWEHYQENMYFTQIDEQDFAIKPMNCPGGMLVYRQQQHSYRDLPLRTAELGLVHRHELSGVLHGLMRVRAFTQDDAHIFMLPEQITDEIKNVIDLVDKFYNVFGFKYHVELSTKPEKAMGSDEIWEETTASLETALKEKGMEYVINEGDGAFYGPKIDFHLEDCLGRTWQCGTIQLDSLMPEKFDLTYIGEDGQKHRPVMIHRVVFGSIERFIGILIEHYAGAFPSWLAPVQVKILPIAERFNEYAFGLKQVMAERGIRVEVDERNEKVGYKIRQGQMAKVPYMLIVGEREEQEHTVSVRQREKGDMGAVPVNQFIEDLLLAIAEKRS; this comes from the coding sequence ATGTCCGATGTAAAAATAACTTTCCCCGACGGTTCAGTCAAGGAGTTTGCCAGCGGGGTCCCCGTCAGGGATGTTGCTAAATCTATTAGCGGGCGATTGGCGAAAGAGGCTTTAGCTGCCGAGGTGAACGGACGTGTAGTGGATATTGATTATAATGTAACTGATGATAGTTCAGTCAAAATATTTACGTTTAATGATGAAGAAGGTAAGCGAGTTTTTCGTCATAGTTCTGCACACTTAATGGCTGAAGCGGTGAAGAATTTGTTCCCGCATACTGTACTCGGTATTGGGCCGGCAATCGCGGAAGGATTTTACTATGATTTCGATAGTGAACATAAGTTTACCCCTGACGATTTAGAAAAAATAGAAAAGGAGATGCAAAGGCTGGTAAAGGAGAAGCAGGCCTTCGTGCGTAGGGAAATGCCCCGTGAGGAGGCACTTGGGTACTTCAACGAAAAAGAAGAAAAATTTAAGGTGGAATTAATCAAAGATTTACCTGATGAGGAAGCCATTAGTTTTTATAGCCAAGGAGATTTTACGGACCTTTGTGCCGGACCTCATGTGCCGGATACCGGCTATTTAAAGGCCTTCAAGTTGTTAAGCGTAGCTGGTGCCTACTGGCGGGGGGACGAGAATAATCCTCAGCTGCAGCGTATCTATGGAACCAGTTTCCAAAAAAAATCTCAACTCGAGGAATACTTGCATAGGCGGGAAGAGGCCAAGAAACGGGACCACCGTAAATTAGGCACTCAGTTAGAGCTATTCACTATTGTTGAAGAAGGACCAGGATTCCCTATTTTCTTGCCAAAAGGGATGGTTCTTAGAAATCAGCTGGAAGATTTTTGGCGCAGGGAACATACTAAGGCGGGTTATTTGGAGATAAAAACGCCGATAATTCTTAACCGTAGTCTTTGGGAGAACTCTGGCCACTGGGAACACTATCAAGAAAATATGTATTTTACTCAAATAGATGAGCAGGACTTTGCAATAAAACCGATGAATTGTCCGGGAGGCATGCTGGTCTATCGCCAGCAGCAGCACAGTTATCGTGACTTGCCTTTGCGTACCGCGGAATTGGGATTAGTTCATCGTCATGAATTATCCGGCGTGCTGCATGGCTTGATGCGGGTACGGGCATTTACCCAGGATGATGCACATATCTTTATGCTTCCCGAACAAATTACCGATGAAATCAAGAATGTTATTGATCTTGTGGACAAGTTTTATAATGTCTTTGGTTTTAAGTACCACGTGGAGCTTTCTACTAAACCGGAAAAAGCCATGGGTTCAGACGAGATATGGGAGGAAACCACAGCATCTTTAGAAACCGCTTTGAAGGAAAAAGGGATGGAGTATGTCATCAATGAAGGGGACGGAGCGTTTTACGGCCCCAAAATTGATTTTCATCTGGAGGATTGTTTGGGTAGAACCTGGCAGTGTGGTACAATCCAGTTGGATTCCCTCATGCCGGAAAAATTTGACCTCACTTATATCGGGGAAGACGGTCAAAAACATCGTCCTGTCATGATACATCGGGTAGTTTTTGGCAGTATTGAGCGGTTCATTGGTATTTTAATAGAACATTATGCCGGTGCATTCCCCTCGTGGTTGGCACCAGTTCAGGTAAAGATCCTGCCCATTGCTGAGCGGTTTAATGAATACGCTTTTGGACTGAAGCAGGTGATGGCAGAGCGGGGCATTAGAGTGGAAGTGGATGAGCGAAACGAAAAAGTCGGTTATAAGATTAGACAGGGTCAGATGGCAAAAGTTCCGTATATGTTAATTGTCGGTGAAAGAGAAGAGCAAGAGCATACTGTTTCCGTGCGACAAAGGGAAAAAGGAGATATGGGAGCAGTACCGGTGAATCAATTTATTGAAGATTTGCTTTTGGCAATAGCGGAAAAACGCAGCTAG
- a CDS encoding DUF445 domain-containing protein gives MWLQLIIIPLIGALIGWVTNVLAIKLIFRPFKPVKIPLTPWSIQGLIPKRQNEIAVNIGKVVENELISMEEILQEVNNESRRDQVVDWIAVAVQQRVQRRLPGILPQSVKGIINGMLDDVIRKEAAHVLEGLTGNISAELMNEIKVEHLVEEKLKQFDLKQLENLVLGIASTELKHIEVLGAILGFFIGLAQVGIFQFIK, from the coding sequence ATGTGGCTGCAGCTGATAATCATCCCTTTAATTGGGGCTTTAATTGGATGGGTAACTAATGTTCTAGCAATCAAATTGATCTTTAGACCATTTAAACCGGTCAAAATTCCGCTAACTCCTTGGTCTATCCAGGGTTTGATACCCAAACGCCAGAATGAAATAGCGGTTAATATAGGTAAGGTAGTGGAAAATGAGCTAATTTCCATGGAAGAAATTCTCCAGGAGGTTAATAACGAATCACGACGTGATCAAGTGGTAGACTGGATCGCTGTCGCGGTACAACAACGGGTACAGCGGAGACTACCTGGAATCTTACCTCAGTCAGTAAAGGGAATTATTAACGGTATGTTAGATGACGTCATTAGAAAAGAAGCAGCCCATGTCTTGGAAGGATTAACGGGCAATATTTCTGCGGAATTAATGAATGAGATTAAAGTAGAGCACTTGGTAGAAGAGAAACTGAAGCAATTCGATTTAAAACAGTTAGAGAACTTGGTGCTAGGTATTGCTTCAACCGAACTAAAGCATATTGAAGTTTTGGGTGCCATACTGGGGTTCTTTATTGGTCTGGCTCAGGTGGGAATATTCCAATTTATTAAGTGA
- the ytxC gene encoding putative sporulation protein YtxC: MSVQYHLGSAKYPKTIKEKIQSHTSIFLQDGMNIDWVEETMGGFTFLNLIVEENTSEPRNSGVLFQRCNEKLAQILTKLVIDNLEHKLVYNIIKNHYYYFNRDERKEVLLRALQMLGNTAQETEVRLRIEDVSAQIEKYLDQNKEINMEGFINFRLKDYQRVLTDVIDKAVDDYLMEKEYDEFIQLLQYFVDIQDPRIDTVNVLLKNDGVFELFDGKNDPIDNDYLEGFILEMTDNEINYEDLLISALITIAPRKVILHNSIGPNTYDAIRTIKKVFGKRAEECPGCQVCRDKGQRNR, from the coding sequence GTGAGTGTTCAATATCATTTGGGGTCGGCAAAGTATCCTAAGACAATCAAAGAGAAAATTCAATCTCATACCAGCATTTTTCTTCAGGATGGGATGAACATAGACTGGGTAGAGGAGACAATGGGTGGTTTTACTTTTCTAAATCTAATTGTAGAAGAAAACACCAGTGAACCCCGAAACTCAGGGGTTTTATTTCAGCGGTGCAACGAAAAACTAGCGCAAATCTTAACAAAGTTAGTTATTGATAATTTAGAGCACAAGCTGGTATATAATATCATCAAAAATCACTATTATTATTTTAACCGAGACGAGCGAAAAGAAGTATTATTGAGAGCCTTACAAATGTTGGGTAATACTGCCCAAGAAACGGAGGTGCGTCTGCGTATTGAAGATGTGTCAGCGCAGATTGAAAAATATTTAGATCAAAATAAAGAAATCAATATGGAGGGCTTTATTAACTTTCGCTTAAAGGATTATCAACGCGTTCTGACAGATGTAATTGATAAAGCCGTGGACGACTATCTAATGGAAAAGGAATATGATGAGTTCATCCAGCTGCTGCAGTATTTTGTGGATATACAGGACCCCAGGATAGATACGGTAAATGTCTTGTTAAAAAATGATGGTGTTTTTGAACTTTTTGACGGCAAGAATGATCCTATTGATAATGATTACCTAGAAGGGTTTATATTAGAGATGACTGACAATGAAATAAATTATGAGGATTTGCTAATAAGTGCGCTGATTACAATTGCTCCTCGGAAGGTAATTCTGCATAATAGCATCGGCCCCAATACTTACGATGCCATCAGAACAATAAAAAAAGTTTTCGGCAAACGGGCAGAAGAATGCCCCGGATGCCAAGTGTGTCGGGATAAAGGCCAACGCAATCGTTAA
- a CDS encoding ferredoxin — MKVKVDPDECIECGACIDTCPEVFDWDEDGKAKSIVDEVPSDQQDDAHEAVEGCPTEAISED; from the coding sequence ATGAAAGTCAAAGTAGATCCCGATGAGTGTATTGAATGTGGTGCCTGCATTGATACCTGTCCAGAGGTTTTTGATTGGGATGAGGATGGTAAGGCTAAGTCTATCGTTGACGAAGTGCCTTCTGACCAACAAGATGATGCTCACGAGGCTGTGGAAGGCTGTCCCACTGAGGCTATCAGTGAAGACTAA
- a CDS encoding ammonia-forming cytochrome c nitrite reductase subunit c552 → MKRRGILLLMVLALVVLSGVGCANNTPAPDTNNNNNNQGDVQGNQQQTPKDMNVAQIIYDQWKGSAHATAVEENDPENSPALREGGGCFKCHNGYGFELNPDTLEGIGILKGQSCDTCHTKYGHDLATSGSVEIPLGTIKGGKGALCIACHNGRGKEPDQVKAPHHSVQTDMLLAKSGAEVEGFDYSTHSHAGADNKCLACHMAADDNTIKDHTFKMNKENIANSCGRCHDFDSFNPTARDDFDGDGNKEGYQDEVKGLADMLEKTINEKLGDKKFESSHGKIVFTDAQGNALDAPPSEEVYNAAWNLLFVRYDGSNGVHNPNYSVQLLQQSYKLLTGEDVPNAKMK, encoded by the coding sequence ATGAAAAGAAGAGGTATACTGTTGCTAATGGTCCTAGCTTTAGTTGTTTTGAGCGGGGTCGGATGCGCAAACAACACCCCAGCTCCAGATACGAACAACAATAACAACAACCAAGGCGATGTACAGGGTAACCAACAACAAACCCCAAAAGACATGAACGTCGCACAAATCATTTATGACCAGTGGAAGGGCTCTGCCCACGCCACAGCTGTGGAGGAGAATGATCCGGAAAACTCACCGGCGCTGCGAGAAGGCGGTGGCTGCTTTAAGTGCCATAATGGTTATGGTTTCGAACTCAATCCGGACACTCTGGAGGGAATTGGCATCTTAAAAGGCCAAAGCTGCGATACCTGCCATACCAAATACGGTCATGATTTGGCGACCAGCGGCTCCGTAGAAATTCCGCTGGGTACCATCAAAGGCGGCAAAGGCGCACTCTGTATCGCGTGCCACAATGGCCGTGGTAAAGAGCCGGACCAAGTTAAGGCCCCTCACCATTCTGTCCAAACTGACATGCTTTTGGCAAAATCCGGTGCAGAAGTTGAAGGATTTGATTACAGCACCCATTCCCATGCCGGGGCAGATAATAAGTGCCTGGCATGCCATATGGCGGCAGATGATAACACAATTAAAGATCATACATTCAAAATGAATAAGGAGAATATCGCCAACTCCTGTGGGCGCTGTCACGATTTCGATTCATTTAATCCCACTGCCAGGGACGACTTTGATGGGGATGGTAATAAGGAAGGTTATCAGGATGAGGTTAAGGGTCTTGCCGATATGCTGGAAAAAACCATTAACGAAAAACTGGGTGACAAGAAATTTGAATCCAGCCACGGTAAAATCGTATTTACTGATGCCCAAGGTAATGCACTTGATGCTCCTCCCAGCGAAGAAGTCTACAACGCTGCCTGGAACCTTTTATTCGTAAGATATGACGGTTCTAACGGCGTTCATAATCCTAATTACTCCGTTCAACTGCTGCAGCAATCCTATAAGCTGTTGACCGGAGAAGACGTACCCAACGCGAAAATGAAATAA
- the hepT gene encoding type VII toxin-antitoxin system HepT family RNase toxin — protein MDIRVIEERLRRLNKCVGKVQNYSQMTLQDYQEDENVQDIVERNLQLSIQCCIDIGSYIISRQRLKVPDDEENVFVILGENQVISNELAQKVKGMIKFRNILVHDYLEIDSIRVHKIITNGLRDFDQFAKEVIGYL, from the coding sequence TTGGATATTCGAGTAATAGAAGAAAGGCTCCGCAGGCTAAATAAATGTGTCGGGAAGGTACAGAATTATTCCCAGATGACTTTGCAAGATTATCAAGAAGATGAAAATGTCCAGGATATTGTGGAAAGAAATTTGCAACTAAGCATTCAATGTTGTATTGATATTGGAAGCTATATTATTTCTCGTCAAAGATTAAAAGTTCCTGATGATGAGGAAAATGTATTTGTCATTTTGGGAGAAAACCAGGTTATTTCTAATGAACTTGCTCAAAAAGTAAAAGGGATGATAAAATTCAGGAATATTTTGGTTCATGATTACCTAGAAATTGATTCTATTAGGGTTCATAAAATTATCACCAACGGGCTAAGAGATTTCGATCAGTTTGCCAAAGAGGTTATAGGTTATTTATAA
- the mntA gene encoding type VII toxin-antitoxin system MntA family adenylyltransferase antitoxin, with translation MTLDKLVKYFAHNGDDIIAAYLFGSHAVGVARDDSDIDIGVLLGKFPDSPTDYRIEKAMELEKILGKQVDFVIINQAPFILQFQIFKEGKIIYEKDADKRATYQMHFLSRYYDFKRFYDFHSRYLINEIKERGLGVGYSSNRRKAPQAK, from the coding sequence ATGACCTTGGACAAGTTAGTAAAATACTTTGCCCATAATGGTGACGATATTATCGCCGCCTACCTCTTCGGCTCACATGCCGTAGGGGTGGCTCGCGATGATAGCGATATTGATATCGGAGTTCTGTTGGGAAAATTTCCGGACAGCCCTACTGATTATCGTATAGAGAAGGCAATGGAGCTAGAGAAGATTTTAGGTAAACAGGTTGATTTCGTTATTATTAACCAGGCCCCCTTTATACTTCAATTTCAGATTTTCAAGGAAGGTAAAATCATTTATGAAAAAGACGCTGACAAAAGGGCTACCTACCAAATGCACTTTTTAAGTCGTTATTATGATTTCAAACGGTTTTATGATTTTCACTCCCGTTATTTAATTAATGAAATTAAAGAAAGGGGACTGGGTGTTGGATATTCGAGTAATAGAAGAAAGGCTCCGCAGGCTAAATAA
- the cas2 gene encoding CRISPR-associated endonuclease Cas2, which translates to MLVVITYDVSTISSNGSKRLRKVSKICQDYGIRVQNSVFECVVDSAQLRQLKYKLVETIDEKKDSLRIYRLGDNYKTKVEHIGTKGSIDVEGPLII; encoded by the coding sequence ATTTTAGTTGTTATTACCTATGATGTTAGCACAATAAGTTCAAACGGGTCAAAACGGTTGAGAAAAGTGTCTAAGATTTGCCAAGACTATGGTATTCGAGTCCAGAACTCAGTTTTTGAATGTGTTGTCGACTCAGCACAATTAAGACAATTAAAGTATAAATTGGTAGAAACTATTGATGAAAAAAAAGATAGTTTGCGTATCTATCGGTTAGGAGACAATTATAAAACAAAAGTTGAGCACATTGGTACTAAAGGATCAATTGATGTAGAAGGTCCTTTGATCATTTAA
- the cas1c gene encoding type I-C CRISPR-associated endonuclease Cas1c, whose translation MKKLLNTLFVTSPDVYLTLNGENIVVMKEKERIGRIPLHNLEAVYTFGYSGASPSLMGACAERSISLVFLTRNGRFLARVIGKSRGNVTLRKNQYRISEDENKSAEIARNFIVGKIYNNKWMLERATRDYPLRIDVQKFKDTSCHLSELLIQVRHTAKLDLLRGYEGQAAISYNEVFDQIILQQKEDFYFHRRSRRPPLDRVNAMLSFVYTLLSNDVAASLESVGLDAYVGFLHRDRPGRASLALDVMEELRGVYADRFVISLVNKKVVNKDDFFTKESGAVLMTDEARKKFLKHWQDRKQEKIKHPYIGEKISWGLVPYAQSMLLARYLRGDLDEYPPFLWK comes from the coding sequence ATGAAGAAGTTGCTTAACACTTTGTTCGTTACTAGTCCTGATGTATATTTAACTCTAAATGGTGAAAATATCGTTGTAATGAAAGAAAAAGAACGTATTGGACGCATCCCTCTTCATAATCTAGAGGCGGTGTATACGTTTGGTTATAGTGGGGCAAGCCCTTCATTAATGGGAGCTTGTGCAGAGAGAAGTATATCATTAGTTTTCTTAACGAGAAATGGGCGATTTTTAGCAAGAGTAATTGGTAAAAGTAGAGGAAATGTGACATTGAGAAAAAATCAGTATCGCATATCTGAAGATGAAAATAAGAGTGCGGAAATAGCACGAAACTTCATTGTTGGTAAGATATATAATAATAAATGGATGCTGGAAAGAGCTACGAGAGATTACCCTTTAAGAATTGATGTACAAAAATTCAAAGACACATCCTGTCACCTATCTGAACTTTTAATTCAAGTCAGGCATACTGCTAAATTAGATTTGTTAAGGGGTTATGAAGGACAAGCCGCCATAAGTTATAATGAAGTATTTGATCAGATCATACTACAGCAGAAAGAAGATTTCTATTTTCATAGAAGAAGCCGCCGACCTCCTTTAGACAGAGTAAACGCAATGTTATCATTTGTTTATACTTTGCTTTCTAATGATGTAGCAGCTTCTCTAGAAAGCGTGGGGTTGGATGCGTATGTGGGGTTCTTACATCGAGACAGGCCCGGTAGAGCTTCACTAGCTCTTGATGTTATGGAAGAGCTAAGAGGGGTTTATGCGGATCGATTTGTAATTTCTTTAGTAAACAAAAAAGTAGTAAACAAAGATGACTTCTTTACGAAAGAAAGTGGAGCGGTTCTAATGACTGACGAAGCAAGAAAAAAGTTTTTAAAGCATTGGCAAGATCGAAAGCAGGAGAAGATCAAACACCCATATATTGGCGAAAAAATATCGTGGGGGCTTGTACCATATGCCCAATCGATGCTGCTTGCAAGATACTTAAGAGGCGATTTAGATGAATATCCTCCATTTTTATGGAAGTAA
- the cas4 gene encoding CRISPR-associated protein Cas4, with protein sequence MTANSEENFLLLSGIQHFLFCKRQWALIHIEQQWEENVRTIEGQHIHQKADQPFIKETRTDKFIVRALPIKSKELGATGVCDVVEFKEDHNGVSIKGSSKKYIPVPIEYKRGKPKSDESDILQLVAQAICLEEMLLCEVRLGHIFYDQIKRRIEVPVNYSDRQKVREVFKEMHHYFYKRHTPRVKTGAFCKSCSLQNLCLPELMGKQAVSTYIERKISE encoded by the coding sequence ATGACGGCCAATAGTGAAGAAAACTTTTTGCTGTTGTCAGGAATTCAACATTTCCTATTTTGCAAACGACAGTGGGCTTTAATTCATATTGAACAACAATGGGAAGAAAATGTCAGAACGATCGAAGGGCAACATATCCATCAAAAAGCAGACCAACCATTTATTAAAGAAACACGGACAGATAAGTTTATTGTACGTGCTTTGCCGATTAAATCAAAAGAGTTGGGCGCGACAGGCGTTTGTGATGTTGTGGAATTTAAGGAAGACCATAATGGTGTATCAATTAAAGGTTCATCAAAAAAATATATACCAGTTCCAATAGAATATAAAAGAGGAAAGCCTAAATCAGATGAATCAGATATCTTACAATTAGTAGCTCAAGCAATATGCCTTGAAGAAATGCTTCTTTGTGAAGTTCGTCTTGGCCATATTTTTTACGATCAGATTAAGCGTAGAATTGAGGTGCCGGTTAATTATTCAGATAGGCAGAAGGTGAGAGAAGTATTTAAAGAGATGCATCACTATTTTTATAAACGGCATACACCTAGAGTAAAAACAGGTGCTTTTTGTAAAAGCTGCTCATTGCAAAATCTTTGTTTGCCAGAGTTAATGGGGAAACAAGCAGTGAGTACCTATATAGAAAGGAAAATTAGCGAATGA
- the cas7c gene encoding type I-C CRISPR-associated protein Cas7/Csd2, which produces MSILDHKIDFAVVFSVKNANPNGDPLNGNRPRQNYEGYGEVSDVCLKRKIRNRLQDLGEPIFVQSDERKDDGFKSLKERADAIEELKKTKDKDLYHDVSCRTWTDVRSFGQVFAFKGGESTSVGVRGPVSVHPAVSLHPVNISSIQITKSVNSTTSDKKGSDTMGMKHRVDFGIYAFYGSINTQLAEKTKFTEEDAEKIRQALLTLFENDASSARPDGSMEIHHVYWWEHNSKLGQYSSGKVHRSLSMELKTDEPRSFEDIEINLTDLEGLDVKVYDGQ; this is translated from the coding sequence ATGTCTATTTTAGACCATAAGATTGATTTTGCTGTGGTATTTTCTGTGAAAAACGCAAACCCAAATGGTGACCCATTGAATGGAAACCGTCCTCGGCAAAACTACGAAGGATACGGCGAAGTATCAGACGTTTGTTTAAAAAGAAAGATTCGAAATCGTCTTCAGGACCTAGGGGAACCAATTTTTGTGCAGTCGGACGAGCGAAAAGATGATGGTTTCAAGAGTTTAAAAGAGCGTGCTGATGCTATTGAAGAATTAAAAAAAACTAAGGATAAAGATCTGTATCATGATGTTTCGTGTAGAACCTGGACAGATGTGAGAAGCTTTGGGCAAGTATTTGCTTTTAAAGGTGGAGAATCAACTTCTGTTGGAGTACGAGGTCCCGTGTCTGTCCATCCAGCAGTTAGTTTGCATCCGGTTAATATATCAAGCATCCAAATTACAAAAAGCGTTAATTCAACAACTTCTGATAAAAAAGGCTCTGATACGATGGGGATGAAACATCGTGTTGATTTTGGCATTTACGCATTTTATGGAAGTATTAATACTCAGCTCGCTGAAAAGACAAAATTTACAGAAGAAGATGCTGAAAAAATTCGACAAGCTCTTTTGACGCTTTTTGAAAACGATGCATCATCAGCACGCCCAGATGGAAGCATGGAGATTCATCACGTGTACTGGTGGGAACATAACTCTAAATTAGGTCAATATTCATCAGGTAAAGTCCATCGTTCCCTATCTATGGAATTAAAAACAGATGAGCCAAGATCATTCGAAGATATTGAGATAAATTTGACAGATTTGGAAGGGCTTGATGTGAAAGTCTATGACGGCCAATAG